The following proteins are encoded in a genomic region of Sorangiineae bacterium MSr12523:
- a CDS encoding pyridoxal-dependent decarboxylase: protein MTPDEFRALGYKIIDWIAEYRETVEPRRVMSHEAPGAVRAKLPASAPEEPEPFERILADFERIVVPGITHWNHPSFFAYFPSNTSLSAVLGDLLASGLGVQCMSWQTSPAGTELEEAVMDWLRQMLGLSESFRGCIQDTSSNATFVAMLCARERATDDARLSGGLQSIAAPLTVYTSEQAHSSVEKAVLLAGIGQEQFRTIETDGQYAMRVDALRARLEEDVRAGKKPCAIVATVGTTATTASDPLVPIAKLAREYGAWLHVDAAMAGIAMIAPECREHWTGIEEVDSIAVDPHKWLGTGMHLSAYYVRDASYLTRVMSTQPHYLRTAADDKVTNFRDWGISLGRRFRALKLWCLLREQGTSGLVARIRRDLANAKWLEAEVRKTEGWEVVAPVPFQTVCVRHVPRGLRDEEAINAHNLAWADRINEGGKAYLTSTVVAGRRIVRVSVGSEATELSHVKKLWALMQETAGT, encoded by the coding sequence ATGACGCCCGACGAATTTCGCGCCCTGGGATACAAGATCATCGATTGGATCGCGGAGTACCGAGAGACCGTCGAACCGCGGCGGGTCATGTCGCACGAGGCGCCGGGCGCCGTGCGGGCCAAGCTGCCTGCGTCTGCGCCGGAGGAGCCCGAGCCTTTCGAGCGCATCCTGGCCGACTTCGAGCGCATCGTGGTGCCGGGCATCACGCATTGGAACCACCCGAGCTTCTTCGCGTACTTCCCCAGCAACACGAGTCTCTCCGCCGTGCTGGGCGACTTGCTCGCATCCGGCCTGGGTGTGCAGTGCATGAGCTGGCAGACCAGCCCCGCGGGCACCGAGCTGGAAGAAGCCGTGATGGATTGGCTCCGGCAGATGCTCGGCTTGAGCGAGAGCTTTCGCGGCTGCATCCAGGACACGTCGTCCAATGCGACGTTCGTCGCCATGCTCTGTGCGCGGGAGCGGGCCACCGACGATGCACGCCTCAGCGGAGGTCTGCAGAGCATCGCCGCACCATTGACGGTGTACACGTCGGAGCAGGCGCATAGTTCGGTGGAGAAGGCGGTGTTGCTCGCGGGCATCGGGCAGGAGCAATTTCGGACCATCGAGACCGATGGGCAGTACGCCATGCGGGTCGATGCGCTGCGGGCGCGGCTCGAGGAAGACGTGCGCGCGGGCAAGAAGCCGTGTGCCATCGTGGCAACGGTGGGCACGACGGCGACGACCGCCTCGGATCCGCTGGTCCCCATCGCGAAGCTGGCGCGCGAGTACGGGGCGTGGCTCCACGTCGATGCGGCCATGGCGGGCATCGCGATGATTGCACCGGAGTGCCGCGAGCACTGGACCGGCATCGAGGAGGTGGACTCCATTGCCGTCGATCCGCACAAGTGGCTCGGGACCGGGATGCACCTGAGCGCGTACTACGTGCGCGATGCGTCGTACCTCACGCGGGTCATGTCCACGCAGCCGCACTACCTGCGCACCGCGGCAGACGACAAGGTGACCAACTTCCGCGATTGGGGCATTTCGCTCGGGCGGCGTTTCCGGGCATTGAAGCTCTGGTGCCTCTTGCGCGAGCAGGGCACGAGCGGGCTCGTGGCGCGCATCCGGCGCGATCTGGCCAACGCGAAATGGCTCGAGGCCGAGGTGCGAAAGACCGAAGGCTGGGAAGTGGTCGCGCCCGTTCCGTTTCAAACGGTGTGCGTGCGGCACGTGCCGCGGGGTCTACGCGACGAGGAGGCGATCAATGCGCACAACCTCGCCTGGGCCGACCGCATCAACGAAGGCGGCAAGGCGTACCTCACGTCGACGGTGGTCGCGGGGCGACGCATCGTGCGCGTGTCGGTGGGCTCGGAGGCCACGGAGCTTTCCCACGTGAAGAAACTGTGGGCGCTCATGCAAGAGACCGCCGGCACTTAG
- a CDS encoding DUF6184 family natural product biosynthesis lipoprotein produces the protein MPRAFVESSKSDRGRVHGTRGALLEGVEPQQDRKNPPLRTVVGVIATLAIVASVGIFAVYNRRDEGKIGTAQTTGASVATSHLQEGVSPDDYGKVNTDAHERITAARCDREERCQTMGGGKRYTGRKTCERERRTQANYLLPAEKCSRGIPADRVNACVTAIAAAKCDMPAESFDELAPCTAQALCQ, from the coding sequence ATGCCTCGAGCATTCGTGGAGTCATCGAAGAGCGACCGCGGCCGCGTTCATGGCACGCGCGGTGCTCTCCTCGAGGGCGTGGAACCGCAACAAGACCGAAAAAACCCTCCCCTTCGTACGGTCGTCGGGGTGATCGCGACGTTGGCCATCGTTGCCTCGGTGGGCATCTTCGCTGTCTACAATCGACGGGACGAAGGCAAAATCGGCACGGCGCAAACGACCGGGGCCTCGGTCGCCACGTCGCACCTGCAGGAGGGCGTTTCGCCCGACGATTATGGGAAGGTGAATACGGATGCGCACGAACGCATCACCGCGGCACGATGCGACCGCGAGGAGCGCTGCCAAACGATGGGCGGCGGCAAACGGTACACGGGCCGGAAGACGTGCGAGAGGGAGCGGCGAACCCAAGCCAATTACCTTCTTCCCGCCGAAAAATGTTCGCGTGGCATTCCGGCCGACCGGGTCAACGCCTGCGTAACGGCCATCGCCGCGGCCAAGTGCGACATGCCCGCGGAATCTTTCGACGAGCTGGCACCGTGCACGGCGCAGGCGCTCTGCCAATGA
- a CDS encoding FHA domain-containing protein: protein MPLTIVVRSSSEPGASSDAADASLTFDGPRIVIGRGTGCDVRLPDVSVSHRHASLRIDAGVHTLIDEGSLNGTFVGGVRLLPQVPRVIQSGDLVRVGRVWLELRIDQRPATRDLSLATRDLALRLVSQAMRNLGDDTVPKVTVVEGRSSGIFLHLEEEGRIYIVGRGESCDLPLDERDSSRQHVQLVRRGSVVLVRDLGSKNGVVLGEAPLDRERDVVWKAHSMMRVGTTVLALQEPVAEALADLEAAPDEKLVPADVPPPPLREGNKSDAPMSEIPTSSSLRPEDERSSAPIASVEKMSEPTPLPKKKTTHLTPGYALVVITAFAVIVASLVGLVWLLRTGESSGM, encoded by the coding sequence ATGCCGCTCACCATCGTCGTTCGCTCCTCCTCGGAACCCGGCGCCTCTAGCGACGCTGCCGATGCTTCGCTGACCTTCGACGGTCCACGCATCGTCATCGGTCGCGGCACGGGGTGCGATGTCCGCCTGCCCGACGTCAGCGTGAGCCATCGCCACGCCAGCCTGCGCATCGACGCGGGCGTGCACACGTTGATCGACGAGGGGAGCCTCAACGGCACCTTCGTCGGGGGCGTGCGGCTTTTGCCCCAGGTGCCGCGGGTCATCCAATCGGGCGACTTGGTGCGCGTGGGGCGCGTCTGGCTCGAGCTGAGGATCGACCAGCGCCCCGCCACCCGCGATTTGTCGCTGGCCACGCGCGATCTGGCGCTGCGCCTCGTCTCGCAGGCGATGCGCAACCTGGGGGACGACACCGTGCCCAAGGTCACCGTCGTCGAGGGACGCTCGTCCGGGATCTTTCTGCACCTCGAGGAGGAGGGGCGCATCTACATCGTGGGCCGCGGAGAGTCGTGCGATCTGCCGCTCGATGAGCGCGATTCGTCGCGGCAGCACGTGCAGCTCGTGCGGCGGGGTTCGGTCGTCTTGGTGCGCGATCTCGGCTCGAAGAACGGCGTCGTGCTGGGCGAAGCGCCCCTCGACCGCGAGCGCGATGTGGTGTGGAAGGCGCACTCGATGATGCGCGTCGGCACCACGGTGCTGGCACTTCAAGAGCCGGTCGCGGAAGCCTTGGCCGATCTCGAAGCGGCGCCGGACGAGAAGCTCGTGCCGGCGGACGTACCGCCGCCGCCCCTGCGCGAGGGCAACAAGAGCGATGCTCCGATGTCGGAGATCCCCACATCCTCGAGCCTGCGCCCCGAGGACGAGCGCAGCTCGGCGCCCATCGCCAGCGTCGAGAAAATGAGCGAGCCGACGCCGCTGCCCAAGAAAAAAACGACGCACCTGACGCCGGGGTATGCCCTCGTGGTCATCACGGCGTTCGCGGTCATCGTGGCAAGCCTCGTGGGCCTGGTGTGGCTTTTGCGCACGGGCGAGAGCAGCGGCATGTAG
- a CDS encoding (2Fe-2S)-binding protein: MSVGQTATSAAEAARELDVVLHVNGDAHTLRLDPRVSLLDALRERLGLTGTKKGCDHGQCGACTVLVDDRRVHACLTLAVMVQGAKVTTIEGLARGEELHPMQAAFVTCDGLQCGYCTPGQILSAIGLVHEGHAKTDDEVREEMSGNICRCGAYSNIVSAVQLARRKGAAS, translated from the coding sequence GTGTCCGTCGGGCAGACGGCAACGTCGGCAGCCGAGGCCGCGCGCGAACTCGACGTCGTGCTCCACGTGAACGGCGACGCGCATACGCTGCGGCTCGATCCACGCGTGTCACTGCTGGATGCGCTGCGCGAGCGGCTCGGGCTGACGGGCACGAAGAAAGGGTGCGACCACGGCCAGTGCGGTGCGTGCACCGTGCTCGTCGACGATCGCCGCGTGCACGCGTGCCTCACGCTCGCGGTGATGGTGCAGGGCGCAAAGGTCACCACCATCGAGGGCCTGGCGCGCGGCGAGGAGCTGCATCCGATGCAGGCGGCCTTCGTCACCTGCGATGGGCTTCAATGCGGCTACTGCACACCGGGGCAGATCCTGAGTGCGATCGGCCTCGTCCACGAAGGGCACGCGAAGACCGACGACGAGGTGCGCGAGGAAATGAGCGGCAACATTTGCCGGTGCGGGGCGTATTCGAACATCGTGTCGGCCGTTCAGCTGGCGCGTCGCAAGGGAGCGGCGTCGTGA
- a CDS encoding xanthine dehydrogenase family protein molybdopterin-binding subunit: MTQWMVGKGIDRVDARLKVTGKADYAAEAQVPGVVHAAIATSTVARGRIASLETKEAERAPGVLAVLSHLRAPKLPGIREKTTPQDRYLQLFQDDRILYNEHPIALVVADTLEHAQYGASLVVARYETEPFSIDMNAEAPRAYAPPNAGPHGTTDSHRGDVNAGLAAAKVTVRQTYSTPTEHHNPMEPHASIAVWQGEDRVTIYDTTQGIFGVRNKVATLFGIPKENVRIVSHYVGGGFGCKGSPWSYVALAAMGAKVVGRPVKLVVTRPQMFTLVGHRPHTLQAVALGADGEGKLTAISHDVRSTTSRFDEFVEPSALQTRMLYACPNVSTTHRLVRLDIPTPTFTRAPGLSTGTFALESAMDELAYALKMDPIALRLKNYAETDPDTGKPWSSKSLRECYRRGAEKFGWSRRTPDPRSMRDGRWRIGWGMATATYPATQRPASAVARIRADGSALVQAGSQDIGTGTYTIMTQIAADALALPLARVRFELGDTLFPETPVSGGSQTAASVGSAVKMAGLAVRTKLAEMAVADPQSPLYGRPVAAIDAEEGSLFVKGNRARKDGFGDIVKRSGKLEIEARVDNQEKEDRKRYATHAFGAQFAEVKVDEDLGLVRVTRFVGAFGAGKILNAKTAESQLQGGIVWGIGLALHEHTWRDDRSGRVTTRDLADYHVPVNADVPHIEVITVDEVDPYVNEVGAKGIGEIGITGTGAAIANAVYHATGRRIRDLPITLDALL, encoded by the coding sequence ATGACGCAATGGATGGTGGGCAAAGGCATCGACCGGGTCGATGCCCGGCTCAAGGTGACCGGCAAGGCCGATTACGCCGCGGAGGCGCAGGTGCCCGGGGTGGTTCACGCGGCCATCGCCACCAGCACGGTGGCCCGCGGTCGCATCGCGTCGCTGGAGACGAAGGAGGCGGAACGCGCACCCGGCGTGCTGGCGGTGCTTTCGCACCTGCGCGCGCCGAAGCTGCCCGGCATTCGCGAGAAGACGACACCGCAGGACCGCTACCTGCAGCTCTTTCAGGACGATCGCATTCTCTACAACGAGCACCCCATCGCCTTGGTGGTCGCCGACACCTTGGAGCATGCGCAATACGGCGCATCGCTCGTGGTGGCGCGCTACGAGACGGAACCGTTTTCTATCGACATGAACGCGGAGGCGCCGCGCGCGTATGCGCCCCCCAACGCCGGACCGCACGGCACGACCGATTCGCACCGCGGGGACGTGAACGCGGGCCTCGCCGCGGCCAAGGTGACGGTGCGGCAGACGTATTCCACGCCCACCGAGCATCACAACCCCATGGAGCCGCACGCATCCATCGCCGTGTGGCAGGGCGAGGACCGCGTCACGATTTACGATACGACGCAGGGCATTTTCGGCGTGCGGAACAAAGTGGCCACGCTCTTTGGGATCCCCAAGGAAAACGTGCGCATCGTTTCGCACTACGTCGGCGGCGGATTCGGTTGCAAGGGCTCGCCGTGGTCCTACGTCGCGCTCGCCGCCATGGGGGCGAAGGTCGTTGGACGCCCGGTGAAGCTCGTGGTCACGCGTCCGCAGATGTTCACTCTGGTCGGGCATCGCCCGCACACCCTGCAAGCGGTGGCGCTCGGGGCCGATGGCGAAGGGAAGCTCACGGCGATCTCGCACGACGTGCGCTCGACGACCTCGCGTTTCGACGAGTTCGTCGAGCCCTCGGCCCTGCAGACGCGCATGCTCTACGCCTGCCCCAACGTGAGCACGACGCACCGGCTGGTGCGGCTCGACATTCCCACGCCGACCTTCACCCGGGCCCCCGGCCTGTCCACGGGCACCTTCGCGCTGGAATCGGCGATGGACGAGCTTGCGTATGCGCTGAAGATGGATCCCATTGCGCTGCGGCTCAAGAACTACGCAGAGACCGATCCCGACACGGGCAAGCCATGGTCGAGCAAGTCGCTGCGCGAGTGCTATCGCCGTGGGGCCGAGAAATTCGGCTGGTCGCGACGCACCCCCGATCCGCGATCCATGCGCGATGGGCGGTGGCGGATCGGCTGGGGCATGGCCACGGCCACCTACCCGGCGACGCAGCGCCCAGCCTCCGCGGTGGCGCGCATTCGCGCGGATGGCAGCGCCCTGGTGCAGGCCGGCTCGCAGGACATTGGCACGGGGACGTACACCATCATGACGCAGATTGCCGCCGATGCGCTGGCTTTGCCCCTTGCACGCGTGCGCTTCGAGCTGGGCGATACCCTGTTTCCGGAAACGCCGGTATCGGGTGGCTCGCAAACGGCCGCCAGCGTGGGCTCGGCGGTGAAGATGGCCGGTCTCGCGGTGCGAACGAAGCTCGCCGAAATGGCGGTGGCGGATCCCCAATCGCCACTTTATGGGCGGCCGGTCGCCGCCATCGACGCCGAGGAGGGCTCGCTTTTCGTCAAAGGCAATCGGGCGCGCAAAGACGGCTTCGGCGACATCGTGAAGCGCAGCGGAAAACTGGAAATCGAGGCACGTGTCGACAATCAGGAAAAGGAGGACCGCAAACGGTATGCGACGCACGCGTTCGGGGCCCAATTCGCCGAGGTGAAGGTGGACGAGGATCTCGGGCTCGTACGGGTCACTCGGTTCGTGGGGGCATTCGGCGCAGGCAAAATCCTCAATGCGAAAACGGCCGAAAGCCAACTCCAAGGCGGCATCGTCTGGGGCATCGGACTGGCCTTGCACGAGCACACGTGGCGCGACGACCGCAGCGGGAGGGTCACCACGAGGGATTTGGCCGATTACCATGTACCGGTGAACGCGGATGTGCCGCACATCGAGGTCATCACGGTGGACGAGGTCGATCCTTACGTGAACGAAGTCGGCGCCAAAGGGATCGGCGAAATAGGAATTACCGGAACGGGCGCCGCGATTGCCAATGCGGTGTACCACGCCACCGGACGGCGCATCCGCGATTTGCCCATCACCCTGGACGCGCTTTTATAG
- a CDS encoding divalent metal cation transporter, giving the protein MARDRNGSARPKVWRALGLGLITGAADDDPSAIGTYASAGAKLGPSFLWTAPVTFPMMFAVVYLSSKLGQVTGKGLFAVIRDHYPRWLLHAALVGVLIGNTIEAGADIGGMVASIELLVPLPKNLIVVVVTATILALQFWGSYRIIRNVFRWLALTLLAYVGAAIWAKPNVGEIVRGTLVPQIRFDREFLSLLVAVIGTTLSAYLYTWQSNEEVEEKRVNGEIHEGRNHVSRAQLTQTKWDIVFGMLFSNLIMYFIILATGSTLHKAGTTEIRTAADAAQALRPLAGNAAGLLFSLGVIGVGFLAVPVMTTGAAYDLCQAFGWKHGLGLKPCEGKLFYGTIVVVTLVAMGMNFLGIHPIRALVWSGIVQGFSTPPLMLLILLMTNNEAIMGKRVNSTALNVLGWVTFVAIASATIGLVVTWIL; this is encoded by the coding sequence ATGGCTCGAGACCGAAATGGCTCGGCACGCCCCAAGGTGTGGAGAGCTCTCGGACTGGGCTTGATCACGGGTGCGGCCGACGACGATCCCTCCGCCATTGGCACCTATGCCAGCGCCGGCGCGAAATTGGGTCCTTCGTTCTTGTGGACCGCGCCCGTGACATTTCCCATGATGTTCGCGGTCGTTTACCTGTCGTCCAAACTGGGCCAGGTCACCGGAAAAGGGCTGTTCGCGGTCATTCGCGACCATTATCCGCGTTGGCTCTTGCATGCAGCCCTGGTGGGCGTGCTCATTGGCAATACCATCGAAGCGGGCGCGGACATCGGCGGGATGGTCGCATCCATCGAGCTGCTCGTTCCCCTGCCGAAAAACCTCATCGTCGTGGTGGTGACGGCCACCATTCTCGCGCTTCAGTTTTGGGGCTCCTACCGCATCATTCGCAATGTGTTTCGCTGGCTCGCGCTGACATTGCTTGCCTACGTCGGGGCCGCCATTTGGGCCAAACCCAATGTTGGGGAAATCGTCCGCGGCACCCTCGTGCCCCAGATTCGCTTCGACCGCGAGTTCCTGTCCCTCTTGGTGGCCGTGATTGGAACCACGCTTTCTGCCTACTTGTACACGTGGCAATCCAACGAGGAGGTCGAGGAGAAACGCGTCAATGGCGAAATCCACGAGGGACGGAATCACGTATCCAGGGCCCAGCTCACCCAAACCAAGTGGGATATCGTCTTCGGGATGCTGTTTTCGAATCTCATCATGTATTTCATCATCCTCGCCACGGGCTCGACCCTTCACAAAGCGGGGACGACGGAGATTCGAACGGCGGCCGACGCCGCGCAGGCGTTGCGTCCGCTGGCGGGAAACGCAGCCGGCTTGTTGTTCTCACTCGGTGTCATCGGCGTGGGATTTCTTGCCGTCCCCGTCATGACCACCGGGGCGGCCTATGACCTGTGCCAGGCCTTCGGTTGGAAGCATGGGTTGGGCTTGAAGCCGTGCGAGGGCAAACTCTTTTATGGCACCATCGTGGTGGTGACCCTGGTGGCCATGGGCATGAATTTCCTGGGCATCCACCCCATTCGCGCCTTGGTATGGTCGGGCATCGTCCAGGGGTTTTCGACACCACCGCTGATGTTGCTCATCTTGTTGATGACCAACAACGAAGCCATCATGGGAAAACGGGTCAACAGCACGGCCTTGAACGTGCTCGGCTGGGTCACCTTCGTGGCCATTGCCTCGGCCACCATCGGCCTGGTCGTCACCTGGATTCTATAA
- a CDS encoding xanthine dehydrogenase family protein subunit M, translated as MNPFGYVRPADEAAALDAGAEAGSEFIAGGTGVVDLLRLGVEKPARLVDLNALGWDKIERTPEGGLYVGALVKNSDLAWHPDVQRHYPVLSEALLAGASPQLRNMASVGGNLLQRTRCAYFRDVGVTACNKRTPGSGCAAMGGYVRMHAVLGGSEHCIAVHPSDMCVALVALDAVVHVRGPTGARLVPVADFHLVPGTHPEVESVLARGDIVVGITLPPSPFARRSAYVKARDRASYAFALASAAAALHLEGTVVRDARVAFGGIATKPWRSKEAEYVMRGEPATRALFERAAEVALREARPHSGNEFKVALAQRVLVRALSRAGGIA; from the coding sequence GTGAATCCGTTCGGCTATGTGCGGCCGGCCGACGAAGCCGCCGCCCTCGATGCGGGGGCCGAAGCAGGCTCGGAGTTCATCGCGGGCGGCACGGGGGTCGTGGACCTGTTGCGTCTTGGGGTGGAGAAGCCGGCGCGGCTGGTCGATTTGAACGCGCTGGGGTGGGACAAGATCGAGCGCACGCCCGAGGGCGGTCTCTACGTGGGCGCGCTGGTGAAGAACAGCGATCTCGCGTGGCATCCGGACGTGCAGCGGCACTACCCCGTTTTGTCGGAGGCGCTGCTCGCGGGCGCCTCCCCGCAGCTGCGCAACATGGCCTCGGTCGGAGGAAACCTGCTGCAACGCACGCGCTGCGCGTATTTTCGCGATGTCGGCGTGACCGCGTGCAACAAGCGCACGCCCGGCTCGGGGTGCGCGGCCATGGGCGGGTACGTGCGCATGCACGCGGTGCTCGGCGGCAGCGAGCACTGCATCGCGGTGCATCCCTCGGACATGTGCGTGGCGCTGGTCGCGCTCGATGCGGTGGTGCACGTGCGCGGGCCCACCGGGGCGCGGCTCGTGCCGGTGGCCGACTTTCACCTCGTGCCCGGCACGCACCCCGAGGTGGAAAGCGTGCTCGCGCGAGGAGACATCGTCGTGGGGATCACCCTGCCGCCGTCGCCGTTCGCGCGCCGCTCGGCCTATGTGAAGGCGCGCGATCGCGCCTCGTATGCGTTTGCCCTGGCCTCGGCCGCGGCCGCGCTGCACCTCGAAGGAACCGTGGTGCGCGATGCGCGCGTGGCGTTCGGCGGCATTGCCACCAAGCCGTGGCGCAGCAAGGAAGCCGAGTACGTGATGCGGGGCGAGCCCGCCACGCGCGCCCTGTTCGAGCGGGCGGCGGAGGTGGCGCTTCGCGAGGCCCGCCCGCACTCGGGCAACGAGTTCAAGGTGGCGCTGGCGCAGCGGGTGCTCGTGCGGGCGCTCTCGCGCGCGGGAGGCATCGCATGA
- a CDS encoding DUF4202 family protein gives MSDAGQMRHSEVNLSEVWLAGEGARQNAARLRREFPRLNVQSTPDSERAAAIVYAAVWHREPWDPYSFDDAVLAAIEAGLPLCIATDPMEHDTATQVVTRYQRCLAWPEARHPGWRDVLRAHRALHDLNKPLVRADYEHALDARAWMLRLDPEASVEAQLAILFHDVERLVSEADARIEQLAPNYQAFKDAHAQEGARMADAVLASCGISSPIRARVAHLIARHESPDGATEELSLMNDADVLSFFSLNSPGYRRYFGREQTRRKVRYSYERLSPRRRDRLAHVRLNEDVAEFLREEMAVAA, from the coding sequence ATGAGCGACGCGGGCCAAATGCGCCACAGCGAGGTAAACCTGTCCGAAGTGTGGCTCGCCGGCGAAGGCGCGCGGCAGAATGCGGCGCGCCTTCGTCGTGAGTTTCCCAGATTGAACGTGCAAAGCACGCCGGACAGCGAGCGCGCGGCCGCCATCGTGTACGCCGCGGTCTGGCACCGCGAACCCTGGGATCCGTATTCGTTCGACGATGCCGTGCTTGCGGCCATCGAAGCAGGCCTTCCCTTGTGCATCGCCACCGATCCGATGGAGCACGACACCGCAACGCAGGTGGTCACGCGTTACCAGCGTTGCCTCGCGTGGCCGGAGGCGCGACATCCGGGTTGGCGCGACGTACTCCGCGCCCATCGCGCATTGCACGATTTGAACAAGCCGCTGGTGCGCGCGGACTACGAGCATGCCCTCGATGCGCGGGCATGGATGCTCCGCCTCGATCCGGAGGCGAGTGTGGAAGCGCAGCTCGCGATTCTCTTTCACGATGTGGAGCGGCTGGTGAGTGAGGCGGATGCGCGCATCGAGCAGCTCGCACCGAATTACCAAGCCTTCAAGGATGCGCATGCCCAGGAAGGAGCGCGCATGGCCGACGCGGTGCTCGCGTCGTGCGGCATCTCGAGCCCGATACGCGCCCGCGTGGCGCATTTGATCGCACGCCACGAATCGCCGGATGGCGCTACGGAGGAGCTCAGCCTCATGAACGATGCCGACGTGCTCTCCTTTTTTTCGCTCAACAGCCCCGGCTATCGTCGCTATTTCGGACGCGAGCAAACACGGCGGAAAGTTCGATATTCCTACGAGCGATTGAGCCCGCGCCGGCGCGATCGACTGGCACACGTACGCCTGAACGAGGACGTTGCGGAGTTCCTTCGCGAGGAAATGGCGGTGGCCGCGTGA
- the gshB gene encoding glutathione synthase, giving the protein MRFVFVMDPMQKVLPDKDTSFALQRAALKRGHQLLHAELRDLFAKDGDAWTRARELRVQDRAPFFEYGAVSDVRFADTDAVFIRKDPPFDSEYLYATLLLERARGQTLVVNDPRGLRDANEKLYPLHFSRHMPKTLVASDRERILDFTDEVGGNAVIKPLYGAGGAGVLFLSRKDQNARSIIETLTREETVAAMVQEYLPSVRQGDKRVLLLDGQVLGGINRVPRADDLRSNIHVGGRVEPCEVTAQERAVVDDIAPRLRADGLYFVGLDFIGGKLTEVNVTSPTGIQELSAHQGRDVSEDVIAWVEKKVTSGAARSTS; this is encoded by the coding sequence ATGCGATTCGTGTTCGTGATGGATCCGATGCAGAAGGTGCTGCCGGACAAGGATACTAGCTTTGCGTTGCAGCGCGCGGCATTGAAACGCGGCCACCAACTACTCCATGCGGAGCTGCGGGATCTCTTTGCGAAGGACGGCGACGCATGGACCCGCGCGCGCGAGCTGCGCGTGCAAGACCGGGCGCCCTTTTTCGAGTACGGCGCGGTGAGCGACGTGCGCTTTGCCGACACCGACGCCGTCTTCATCCGCAAAGATCCGCCGTTCGATTCCGAGTACCTGTATGCCACATTGCTCCTCGAACGGGCACGCGGGCAGACGCTCGTCGTGAACGACCCGCGCGGTCTGCGGGATGCGAACGAAAAGCTGTACCCACTGCACTTTTCGCGTCACATGCCAAAAACGCTGGTGGCCTCCGACCGCGAGCGGATCCTGGATTTCACCGACGAAGTGGGCGGCAACGCCGTGATCAAGCCGCTTTATGGCGCCGGTGGCGCGGGGGTGCTCTTTCTCTCGCGCAAGGACCAGAACGCGCGTTCGATCATCGAGACCCTCACCCGCGAAGAAACGGTCGCGGCCATGGTGCAGGAGTATTTGCCCTCCGTGCGCCAGGGCGACAAACGGGTGCTTTTGCTCGATGGGCAGGTGCTGGGCGGCATCAACCGCGTGCCGCGTGCGGATGACTTGCGCTCGAACATTCACGTGGGCGGGCGCGTGGAACCGTGCGAGGTGACCGCACAGGAACGTGCCGTGGTCGATGATATCGCACCACGTCTGCGCGCCGACGGCCTCTATTTCGTGGGCCTCGACTTCATTGGCGGCAAACTCACCGAGGTGAACGTCACATCCCCCACCGGCATTCAGGAGCTCAGCGCCCACCAAGGGCGAGACGTTTCCGAGGACGTGATTGCGTGGGTCGAAAAGAAGGTAACTTCGGGTGCGGCGAGGTCGACATCCTGA